From SAR324 cluster bacterium, a single genomic window includes:
- a CDS encoding (2Fe-2S)-binding protein, with the protein MAELTINKIKHQVTVELNTPLLWFLRDTLNLTGTKYGCGIQQCGACTVLIKGRTVRSCGVTIEEVLDEEITTIEGLSNNNSHPVQQAWIAEEVPQCGYCQSGQILTAVSLLNRKPNPTDQDIDRGMLNLCRCGTYTRVRKAMHVAAEMMKEA; encoded by the coding sequence ATGGCAGAATTAACTATCAATAAAATCAAACATCAAGTGACAGTTGAACTGAACACTCCCTTACTTTGGTTCCTTCGAGATACACTGAATCTCACTGGAACAAAATACGGTTGCGGTATCCAGCAATGCGGTGCTTGTACGGTACTTATCAAGGGTCGAACAGTAAGGTCGTGCGGTGTCACAATTGAAGAAGTGCTAGACGAAGAAATTACAACTATCGAAGGCTTGTCTAACAACAATAGTCATCCAGTTCAACAGGCTTGGATTGCGGAAGAAGTTCCACAATGCGGATATTGCCAGTCCGGTCAGATTTTAACAGCAGTATCATTGTTAAATAGAAAACCCAATCCTACGGATCAAGATATCGATCGTGGTATGCTGAACCTGTGTCGATGCGGAACATATACTAGAGTACGCAAAGCAATGCATGTGGCGGCAGAAATGATGAAGGAGGCATAA
- a CDS encoding DMT family transporter: MAYSISPLWVGLTGFICFAILGALIKLLRLDLEPFSLIAPWLAMNTLVMGAWIYWRSGWSGFKTKIISIHLIRGVIVCLPFLGGVYALHFVSLSLYSTLLNTSPFFLVILAIFWLREPVTPRIWLAITLGFVGVMICLKPGWESFSWYLLAPLLAAISHAVGNAWIRRYPEEPEGRWVFYQELSGSIVAGILLWATGGNLPDYQHFLWMGSMVGIDLLAMTTVFFAFRRMESSRIAPWIYIQIPASAVAGWLLFEEIPAWTTALGACFIIFGGWIALARKV, translated from the coding sequence ATGGCGTATTCGATTTCCCCACTCTGGGTTGGCCTCACAGGTTTTATCTGCTTTGCGATACTGGGCGCTTTGATCAAATTGCTTCGATTGGATTTAGAGCCATTTAGTCTCATAGCTCCGTGGCTAGCAATGAACACCCTGGTAATGGGTGCATGGATCTACTGGCGCAGCGGGTGGAGTGGTTTCAAAACCAAGATCATCAGCATCCACTTGATCCGAGGGGTGATCGTGTGTTTGCCCTTTCTGGGTGGTGTGTATGCACTTCATTTTGTGTCGCTGTCTCTTTACAGCACTTTGTTGAACACCAGTCCTTTTTTCTTGGTAATTTTAGCAATTTTTTGGCTGCGAGAGCCGGTAACACCAAGAATCTGGTTGGCCATTACTTTGGGCTTTGTGGGAGTGATGATTTGTCTGAAGCCAGGATGGGAGAGCTTCAGTTGGTATTTGTTGGCACCCTTGCTGGCGGCAATAAGTCATGCTGTGGGTAACGCCTGGATTCGTCGATATCCCGAAGAACCTGAGGGACGCTGGGTGTTTTATCAGGAGTTATCGGGTTCAATCGTTGCTGGAATACTGTTGTGGGCTACTGGAGGGAATCTACCAGACTATCAACATTTTTTATGGATGGGCTCAATGGTAGGAATTGACCTTTTAGCAATGACTACCGTTTTCTTTGCTTTCAGAAGAATGGAGTCTTCAAGGATTGCCCCTTGGATCTATATCCAGATTCCTGCTTCAGCGGTCGCTGGCTGGTTGTTGTTTGAGGAAATTCCAGCATGGACAACTGCGCTGGGTGCTTGTTTCATAATTTTTGGAGGCTGGATTGCTCTGGCTCGAAAGGTGTGA
- a CDS encoding TAXI family TRAP transporter solute-binding subunit — MKIIKLVSQALTFLAAIFLLSTQNQVWAADKDYVLNTASTGGTYHPVGTAIATLTKVKLLPKQKFSLTAVNSAGSGANVQALGAGTADFAILQGLYGSYAATGTGPISEPQKNLRSVTMLWQNVEQFLVANEKVKSGTVSDLMGLKGQSAGMGKQNSGTLGSNKVLLSGLGIDIGSEYDLVYAGYGPTADALANGQIVAAGIPSGPPTGAITKLMAGNSEKFTILDVTSTEAKKMDGGRLLWTPYVIKAGTYPGQDKDINTIAQPNFLGVNASVDENHVYLLTKTMYENLPFLQAIHPATKVMAVEKAMAGLPVPLHPGAAKYYKEMGMAIPSHLVSK; from the coding sequence ATGAAAATAATAAAACTAGTAAGCCAGGCACTCACGTTCCTCGCAGCAATTTTCCTTCTATCAACACAAAATCAAGTTTGGGCTGCTGACAAAGACTATGTATTGAACACAGCCTCTACCGGAGGAACGTACCACCCTGTAGGGACTGCTATCGCTACTTTGACAAAGGTCAAACTATTGCCAAAGCAAAAATTTAGTCTCACTGCCGTGAACTCAGCTGGTTCTGGAGCAAATGTTCAGGCTCTTGGTGCAGGGACAGCTGATTTTGCGATATTGCAGGGTTTGTATGGATCTTATGCAGCAACAGGTACTGGCCCCATTTCAGAACCCCAAAAAAACCTGCGTTCTGTAACGATGCTTTGGCAAAATGTTGAGCAGTTTCTGGTAGCTAATGAAAAGGTAAAATCTGGGACTGTGTCTGATTTGATGGGGCTCAAAGGGCAATCCGCTGGCATGGGCAAGCAAAATTCAGGAACACTGGGCTCTAACAAAGTTTTGTTGTCCGGTTTAGGCATTGACATAGGTAGTGAATATGATCTTGTCTACGCAGGGTATGGACCCACTGCTGATGCACTTGCCAATGGACAGATTGTGGCCGCTGGCATTCCATCTGGACCCCCGACAGGAGCAATTACAAAACTGATGGCGGGCAACAGTGAAAAATTCACAATACTTGATGTCACCTCTACTGAGGCAAAAAAGATGGATGGTGGCAGATTGCTCTGGACGCCATACGTCATTAAAGCTGGTACTTACCCAGGACAGGACAAGGATATCAACACGATCGCACAGCCAAATTTTCTAGGTGTGAATGCTAGTGTCGATGAGAATCATGTCTATTTACTGACAAAAACGATGTACGAGAACTTGCCTTTCTTACAAGCTATTCACCCTGCAACTAAAGTCATGGCAGTTGAAAAGGCGATGGCAGGTTTACCAGTTCCTCTTCATCCTGGAGCTGCTAAATATTACAAAGAAATGGGCATGGCTATCCCTTCACATTTAGTTTCGAAATAA
- a CDS encoding DMT family transporter — translation MGILYMMLAMAGFAIEDLVIKLVSARLPVSQILIMLGLLSLIWFVLIAKWKKIPLLTREMLNKPFIIRTLADLFAALFYVIAVVNLPLSSASAILQFSPLLVTLGAALFLGERVSLGSWIAIGFGFAGMMLIIRPGTETFTPASIFAVLSVVMLALREITTRVMSVSVHSLAVSSWAFAACALIGFITIPFFPLPVIPTSEDLLLMLASSVVSCMAYYALVQATRDGEVSVITPFRYTRLLFALILSSWILGEQPDTIMYIGSVLVVFSGLYNLGFGRMSYAAQSASS, via the coding sequence ATGGGGATTCTCTACATGATGCTGGCAATGGCAGGCTTTGCAATTGAAGACCTAGTCATCAAGCTAGTTTCTGCCCGATTACCAGTCAGCCAGATTCTGATCATGCTGGGATTGTTGAGTTTGATTTGGTTTGTGTTGATCGCCAAGTGGAAAAAAATCCCTCTGCTGACCAGGGAAATGCTGAATAAGCCTTTTATAATTAGAACTCTGGCAGATTTGTTTGCAGCGCTCTTTTATGTAATTGCTGTCGTCAATTTACCCCTCAGTTCAGCCTCGGCAATACTCCAGTTTTCTCCATTACTTGTGACCTTGGGGGCAGCTCTTTTTCTGGGTGAGAGAGTCAGCCTTGGGAGCTGGATCGCGATTGGCTTCGGCTTTGCTGGAATGATGCTGATCATCCGTCCTGGTACTGAAACCTTCACCCCAGCATCAATTTTCGCAGTTTTGTCTGTTGTCATGCTGGCTTTGCGAGAAATCACAACGCGGGTAATGTCAGTTTCTGTGCACTCCCTTGCCGTCTCAAGCTGGGCTTTTGCTGCTTGTGCGCTGATAGGTTTCATCACAATTCCTTTCTTCCCACTTCCAGTCATACCTACAAGTGAAGACCTATTGCTGATGCTCGCCTCCAGCGTGGTCAGTTGCATGGCCTATTACGCATTGGTCCAGGCAACCCGAGATGGAGAAGTCTCCGTGATTACTCCATTTCGCTATACTCGACTACTCTTTGCGTTGATTCTTTCCTCTTGGATTCTTGGAGAGCAGCCAGATACGATAATGTACATTGGATCCGTATTGGTTGTTTTTTCAGGGCTCTACAACCTTGGTTTTGGGCGCATGTCTTATGCTGCCCAGTCTGCATCCTCATAA
- the glaH gene encoding glutarate dioxygenase GlaH, whose product MHSFHNFHKTQLNQHSHSINPRLQELHLPMVVLENFLASTKDISVQELEYVPYQRLVLAHLLDEECGGSLKKILVETLHDRATGALEISTPPDLNKDDLIKISTAVSHLVGLPNFDSMSGNYYACFDVKDTDNSDSYLRQAYRLFTLHTDGTYVEETTDWVLMLKLKEVNAEGGESRLLHLDDWEEMEIFAEHPLGHTPMEYKSPPSKNVSVSVKRQTFYQRNGRPCLCFIDQFAYPHTIEQALFLRDMSQSMENSPKTLFIPLPTGHILLINNHFWAHGREPFAKHPELYRELLRQRGAFNEQI is encoded by the coding sequence ATGCACAGTTTTCATAATTTCCATAAAACTCAGTTGAATCAACATTCCCACTCAATCAATCCGAGATTACAGGAACTACATCTACCAATGGTTGTTCTTGAAAACTTTTTAGCATCTACCAAGGATATCAGTGTTCAGGAGCTAGAATACGTTCCATATCAACGGCTTGTTCTGGCCCATCTCTTAGATGAGGAATGTGGTGGCTCACTCAAAAAAATCCTCGTGGAAACGTTACATGACCGAGCAACCGGAGCTTTGGAAATCAGTACACCTCCCGACCTTAACAAAGACGATTTGATCAAAATTTCCACTGCAGTCAGTCACTTGGTTGGCTTACCAAATTTCGACTCCATGAGTGGAAATTACTACGCCTGCTTTGATGTAAAGGACACCGACAACAGTGACTCTTACCTAAGGCAAGCCTATCGTCTCTTCACCCTGCACACTGATGGGACTTATGTGGAAGAGACAACCGACTGGGTCTTGATGCTCAAGCTCAAGGAAGTAAATGCAGAGGGAGGAGAAAGCAGACTATTACACCTAGACGATTGGGAAGAAATGGAAATCTTTGCGGAGCACCCTTTGGGACACACTCCCATGGAATATAAATCTCCGCCAAGCAAAAACGTTTCAGTTTCTGTAAAGCGTCAGACATTTTATCAGCGTAATGGTCGACCCTGCCTCTGTTTCATCGACCAGTTCGCGTATCCACATACGATCGAGCAAGCTCTTTTTTTGAGGGACATGTCACAATCAATGGAAAATTCCCCAAAAACCCTCTTCATCCCATTGCCCACTGGACACATCTTATTAATCAATAACCACTTTTGGGCACACGGGAGAGAACCTTTCGCAAAACACCCTGAACTGTATCGGGAATTGTTGCGCCAGCGTGGTGCTTTCAATGAGCAAATTTAA
- a CDS encoding TRAP transporter fused permease subunit: MIPSLENDAIEYQSRDEWLALNSHNKTIIQWSFAFFAVGFAIWHVATNLLINESPLWQNTIHFAGFAVLATVIYPSKFLGRPNLFLDLAYGFLVAWAACWVAASESRIYEDTLALTGQAWQFNVFDWTAGCVLVVATIDFSKRVSGWVIPILIILSVSYILFLGEHLPGVFRAASLPLDDVLFRTIYNDEGLFGILANISSSNIALFMIFGGFLVVSGASDFVIEVSKVVAGRIRGGAAFVAVISSALTGTISGSAVANTASTGVITIPLMKSNGFRGQFSAGVEAAASTGGQLMPPIMGAGAFVMASYTAIPYSTIVSVSIIPAFLYFLSVAFVVRIEAVKYRVGEGIDMSISRAKILAGALTFIVPLAVMIGLLMSGVTPSFAASTSIAVLIIVSWLSWFLGQVTGMIELQTNVMNMKRIFEACLVGMRSGVLTAILLVSIGVINNAIVTSGIGNGFSLMIAQWSQGSPIVAIALIALASLVLGMGLPVTASYIILAILCAPALAGILADTIIIEKLMVGLTDPMHSALFMLVESPYIAKVATGMSLQEASSLMADVPFEVAMTIRPMLIDAEVMMGFLLVAHLIIFWLSQDSNVTPPVCLAAFTAAGIAKSPPMATGFQSWKAAKGLYIVPLLFAYTPLVTGSLLEVLQIGFFALFGIYATNALIARFAEGPMTSWYWPMLVAGIVLSFWPLDLMLNMLGAVSVLMVIIHSHRSNLAIIYSH; encoded by the coding sequence ATGATTCCGTCACTAGAGAATGATGCTATTGAGTACCAATCAAGGGATGAGTGGCTAGCTCTCAACTCACATAACAAAACAATAATCCAATGGTCATTTGCCTTCTTTGCTGTCGGTTTTGCTATCTGGCATGTGGCCACAAATCTGCTGATTAATGAATCTCCCCTTTGGCAAAACACTATTCATTTTGCTGGCTTTGCTGTCCTAGCAACGGTTATTTACCCATCTAAATTTCTTGGTCGCCCAAACTTATTCTTGGACCTCGCTTATGGCTTCCTTGTAGCCTGGGCAGCATGCTGGGTTGCTGCATCCGAATCCCGCATTTATGAAGACACTTTAGCGCTCACCGGACAGGCCTGGCAGTTCAACGTGTTTGATTGGACTGCTGGATGTGTACTCGTTGTAGCAACTATCGATTTCTCCAAGAGAGTTTCCGGTTGGGTAATTCCTATTCTAATCATTCTTTCGGTATCCTATATTCTTTTCCTCGGTGAGCATCTACCAGGTGTATTTCGGGCAGCGAGCCTGCCCTTAGATGATGTCTTGTTTCGAACAATCTATAATGATGAAGGACTATTCGGCATTCTGGCGAACATCTCCTCATCCAATATAGCTCTTTTCATGATATTTGGAGGGTTTCTAGTAGTATCTGGTGCCAGCGATTTTGTAATTGAAGTCTCAAAAGTTGTAGCTGGTCGAATTCGGGGAGGAGCAGCATTTGTTGCCGTTATATCCTCTGCTTTGACCGGCACTATAAGTGGATCAGCAGTCGCAAATACTGCCTCAACAGGGGTAATCACAATACCTTTGATGAAATCGAACGGATTCAGAGGACAATTTTCTGCAGGAGTTGAAGCCGCGGCTTCAACTGGAGGTCAATTGATGCCTCCCATTATGGGAGCTGGAGCATTTGTTATGGCAAGTTACACCGCAATTCCATACTCCACAATTGTTTCGGTATCAATCATACCAGCCTTTCTTTATTTTTTGTCAGTTGCTTTTGTGGTTCGCATTGAAGCTGTAAAGTACCGGGTGGGTGAGGGCATTGATATGAGCATTAGTCGTGCAAAAATTTTAGCAGGTGCATTGACTTTTATTGTTCCACTGGCGGTTATGATTGGTTTGCTGATGTCTGGTGTAACTCCAAGCTTTGCAGCTTCAACTTCAATTGCAGTTTTGATCATTGTGTCATGGTTATCGTGGTTCCTCGGTCAAGTAACTGGAATGATCGAATTACAAACCAATGTCATGAACATGAAGCGGATTTTTGAAGCTTGCTTAGTGGGAATGCGAAGTGGAGTCCTGACTGCCATCCTTCTTGTCTCAATTGGGGTGATCAACAATGCAATTGTGACTAGTGGGATTGGAAACGGATTTTCATTGATGATTGCTCAGTGGTCTCAGGGTTCCCCGATAGTGGCAATCGCATTAATTGCACTTGCATCTCTAGTTTTGGGAATGGGGTTGCCTGTCACAGCCTCTTATATCATCCTCGCAATCTTATGTGCACCAGCTTTAGCAGGAATATTGGCCGATACCATCATCATAGAAAAATTGATGGTGGGCTTGACTGATCCAATGCACTCAGCTTTGTTTATGTTAGTGGAAAGCCCTTACATAGCAAAAGTTGCGACCGGTATGAGTCTCCAAGAAGCCTCTAGTCTGATGGCAGATGTACCGTTTGAAGTCGCTATGACAATTCGGCCAATGCTAATAGACGCAGAAGTGATGATGGGTTTTTTGCTTGTAGCTCACCTAATCATTTTCTGGCTCAGTCAGGATAGCAATGTCACTCCACCTGTCTGTCTCGCGGCCTTTACTGCAGCAGGAATCGCAAAATCTCCACCAATGGCAACTGGCTTTCAATCATGGAAAGCTGCAAAAGGCTTATACATCGTTCCACTCCTATTTGCATACACACCACTTGTAACCGGATCTTTGCTAGAGGTTTTGCAGATTGGTTTCTTTGCATTGTTTGGAATTTACGCCACCAATGCCCTGATTGCTCGATTTGCAGAAGGACCAATGACTAGTTGGTATTGGCCAATGCTTGTAGCGGGAATAGTACTATCGTTTTGGCCATTGGATCTCATGCTGAATATGTTGGGCGCCGTTTCTGTTCTAATGGTAATCATTCATAGCCATCGCAGTAATTTAGCCATTATTTACTCCCATTGA
- a CDS encoding DUF4399 domain-containing protein encodes MFQLTSLSNKFLFIVFLSQLIVSIVHAGDSPSVPGTKIYFINIKDGDKVKSPVLIQFGLSSQMGIAPALVDWPDTGHHHLIINSPTPDPNKAIPSKSKNHIHLSGGQTEWEVDFTSGQHTLQLILGDYSHIPHDPPVISEVITITVE; translated from the coding sequence ATGTTCCAACTGACCAGCCTTTCAAACAAATTTCTTTTTATTGTTTTTCTTTCCCAGTTGATAGTTTCGATAGTGCATGCGGGAGATTCTCCATCGGTCCCGGGAACTAAAATCTACTTCATCAATATAAAGGATGGAGACAAGGTAAAAAGCCCTGTTCTAATCCAATTTGGTCTGAGTTCTCAAATGGGAATTGCTCCAGCCCTTGTAGATTGGCCTGACACAGGACATCATCACCTAATCATAAATTCGCCAACTCCTGATCCAAACAAAGCCATTCCTAGTAAAAGCAAGAATCATATTCACCTAAGCGGTGGTCAAACAGAATGGGAGGTTGATTTCACATCAGGCCAGCACACGTTGCAACTGATCTTGGGAGATTATTCACACATCCCGCACGACCCTCCTGTAATTTCAGAAGTCATCACCATCACTGTGGAGTAA
- a CDS encoding molybdopterin-dependent oxidoreductase yields MTSSKLNRRTFLKLSGLAGSGLLVGCTFSSPKILSSPRTLDKDLGLWVRIGTDNKVTLILPASEMGQHAHTGQAMLLAEELEADWKTINVVTAPFHPEFINPQADPRGIQVTGGSSSISFFWEKIRLVGASSREMLKTAASQKWGVPISECRAEDGKVLHSESNRALSYGELVSTAAVIEPPDNPKLKSRDQFKLIGKPIPKLYTPSKTDGSAKFGIDVRIPNMKFATVKQSPVFGGDLANYNSKAALAIKGVEAVIQIPHGVAVVADSTWHAMQGLEALDPKFDGGRTVGLDSQTIYETLKRAANNDITTSEMKESDVVEAEYEMPYLHHAAMEPINCTAFVAENFCEIWAPTQNQHACMEVAKKVTELPEEKIKINSMMMGGSFGRRLMDDYVEQVLLVSKSIKKPVQVVWSREEDTRHGFYRPASVSKFRVKVNSEGIPNKWENQVSQENIAATEFFFGPTFGKLNFDPMTIPGRVHDYPIIPKHFYKVDGVDVGHSPVQLGVPVGLWRAPPNSINVFYTESIMDELAHAAGVDPLEYRLRFLHESPRHKTILEQVAKQANWETKLPKGQGRGIAINEWFPLEGVTTVVALVAEVSINTRGRVKINRVDCVLDCGLAVNPDSVVAQIEGSIIMGMSATLFEQITLDDGQVVQGNFDDYKIARMRDTPEINVTIVESDRPPSGSGEPATSPIVPAITNAIFAATGKRIRKLPIGKQKLV; encoded by the coding sequence ATGACTAGCTCTAAATTAAATAGAAGAACATTTCTAAAATTATCGGGTTTAGCCGGAAGTGGACTATTAGTTGGTTGTACATTTTCCTCCCCAAAGATACTCAGCAGTCCTCGAACTTTGGACAAAGACCTTGGACTCTGGGTACGAATAGGTACCGATAATAAAGTTACTCTAATTCTTCCAGCTTCTGAGATGGGGCAGCATGCACACACGGGCCAAGCAATGCTACTTGCAGAAGAATTAGAAGCTGATTGGAAAACCATAAATGTGGTGACAGCTCCATTCCATCCAGAATTTATAAATCCACAGGCAGATCCACGTGGTATTCAGGTCACCGGTGGTAGTAGCAGTATCAGTTTTTTTTGGGAGAAAATACGGCTTGTTGGTGCTAGCTCCAGAGAAATGTTGAAAACAGCTGCTTCGCAAAAATGGGGGGTACCGATTTCTGAATGTAGAGCAGAGGATGGTAAAGTATTGCACAGTGAAAGCAATCGGGCTTTAAGCTACGGTGAATTAGTCTCCACAGCAGCAGTAATCGAACCTCCAGATAATCCTAAACTGAAAAGCCGCGATCAATTTAAATTAATCGGAAAACCTATTCCAAAACTCTATACACCTTCCAAAACGGATGGTTCGGCAAAATTTGGAATTGATGTACGTATTCCAAATATGAAATTCGCAACGGTCAAGCAATCGCCTGTATTTGGAGGAGATCTAGCTAACTATAACAGTAAAGCTGCTTTGGCGATTAAAGGTGTTGAAGCAGTGATACAAATTCCTCATGGTGTTGCAGTTGTAGCTGATTCTACTTGGCATGCCATGCAAGGACTTGAGGCCTTAGATCCAAAATTTGACGGTGGTAGAACAGTAGGATTGGATAGTCAAACAATTTACGAAACACTCAAGAGGGCAGCGAATAACGATATTACAACAAGCGAAATGAAAGAAAGTGATGTTGTTGAGGCAGAATACGAAATGCCTTATCTCCATCATGCAGCTATGGAGCCGATAAACTGTACGGCATTCGTCGCCGAAAATTTTTGTGAAATTTGGGCACCAACTCAAAATCAACATGCTTGTATGGAAGTTGCCAAAAAAGTTACCGAACTGCCTGAAGAGAAAATTAAAATTAATAGCATGATGATGGGAGGAAGTTTTGGCAGAAGACTTATGGATGATTATGTTGAGCAAGTGCTGCTTGTTTCAAAATCCATAAAGAAACCGGTGCAGGTTGTTTGGAGCCGTGAGGAAGACACTAGACATGGATTTTACCGTCCAGCTAGTGTAAGTAAATTTCGGGTTAAAGTTAATTCAGAGGGTATCCCAAACAAATGGGAAAATCAGGTATCACAAGAAAATATAGCTGCCACTGAATTCTTTTTTGGTCCAACGTTTGGAAAACTGAACTTTGATCCTATGACAATTCCAGGAAGAGTTCATGACTACCCGATAATACCAAAACATTTTTACAAAGTGGATGGTGTAGATGTTGGCCATTCTCCCGTTCAGCTCGGTGTGCCAGTAGGGCTTTGGCGGGCTCCACCTAACAGTATCAATGTTTTCTATACAGAGAGTATTATGGATGAGCTCGCTCATGCTGCAGGGGTTGATCCTCTTGAATATAGGTTAAGATTTTTGCATGAGAGTCCGCGGCACAAAACAATCTTAGAACAGGTTGCGAAACAAGCGAATTGGGAAACAAAATTGCCAAAAGGACAAGGGCGTGGTATTGCAATAAATGAATGGTTCCCTCTTGAGGGAGTCACTACAGTTGTGGCACTGGTTGCAGAGGTGTCAATCAATACCAGAGGTCGAGTAAAGATCAATCGTGTAGATTGCGTTCTAGATTGTGGTTTAGCAGTAAATCCAGATAGTGTTGTTGCGCAAATTGAAGGAAGCATCATTATGGGTATGTCAGCAACGCTATTTGAGCAAATTACTTTGGATGATGGTCAGGTTGTTCAAGGTAATTTTGATGACTATAAAATCGCTCGAATGAGAGATACTCCTGAGATAAATGTCACAATTGTGGAAAGCGATAGACCCCCAAGTGGATCAGGAGAACCAGCTACTTCACCAATAGTACCTGCAATCACAAATGCAATTTTTGCTGCCACAGGAAAGCGGATTCGTAAATTGCCGATTGGGAAGCAGAAGCTTGTTTAA
- a CDS encoding TAXI family TRAP transporter solute-binding subunit, with the protein MFIIFTQQIRKILFLLVLSIMLLSSFKAFPTERTLLFSGGPDGGTFQYFSAGISEYLSKELDDYKILNEASAGSVENLRRLNKREADFGITYSGDLYLGRNGRLSNNARQYRNVHAVAYLYGAPAHLVVLDDKRINSVSDLVGKKVAVGAVGSGAAASAQRFFESMGVWEKIEPQFLGYSEGAVSLGDGLIDALWVFAGYPNSAVIQAASANKIKLLQTYTEAQKNRKLFEDFPFYSKVVIPADTYPGVDYDVVTIQDSALWTASSRLPGDVVEKAVKLIYQSEGLDHLVSVKSTAKAMSIDSGLTGIVTPVHKGAQNFWKSKGKTLTEVQIR; encoded by the coding sequence ATGTTTATTATTTTCACCCAGCAGATTCGTAAAATTTTATTTTTACTTGTCCTCTCGATCATGTTGCTTTCCTCATTCAAAGCTTTTCCGACAGAAAGAACCCTTTTGTTTTCAGGTGGTCCTGACGGGGGTACATTTCAATATTTCTCGGCAGGAATCTCTGAATATCTTTCTAAAGAATTGGATGATTATAAAATCCTTAATGAAGCATCAGCCGGATCTGTTGAAAATTTGCGTCGTCTCAATAAAAGAGAAGCTGACTTTGGGATCACATATTCTGGTGACTTATATCTGGGCCGAAATGGCAGGCTAAGCAATAACGCACGACAATACAGAAACGTTCATGCTGTGGCCTATCTTTATGGAGCACCGGCCCACTTAGTTGTGCTGGATGACAAGCGGATCAATAGCGTTTCAGATCTTGTTGGGAAAAAAGTTGCAGTTGGGGCTGTAGGCTCAGGTGCAGCTGCTTCTGCCCAACGCTTTTTTGAAAGCATGGGAGTTTGGGAAAAAATCGAGCCCCAGTTTCTTGGATATAGCGAGGGTGCAGTTAGTCTGGGTGATGGGTTGATTGATGCCCTGTGGGTTTTTGCAGGATATCCCAATTCTGCCGTGATCCAGGCCGCTTCAGCCAATAAGATCAAATTGCTACAAACTTACACAGAAGCTCAGAAGAACAGAAAACTGTTTGAAGATTTTCCCTTCTACTCAAAAGTAGTGATTCCAGCAGATACGTATCCAGGTGTGGACTATGATGTGGTTACGATTCAAGATTCTGCTCTTTGGACAGCGAGCAGTCGACTTCCGGGAGATGTTGTCGAGAAAGCTGTCAAACTGATTTATCAGTCCGAGGGGTTGGATCACTTGGTAAGTGTGAAATCGACTGCAAAAGCAATGAGTATTGATTCTGGATTGACAGGTATCGTTACTCCTGTTCACAAAGGAGCCCAAAATTTCTGGAAATCAAAAGGAAAGACACTTACCGAGGTGCAAATCCGATAG